A single window of Pyrus communis chromosome 10, drPyrComm1.1, whole genome shotgun sequence DNA harbors:
- the LOC137748204 gene encoding IQ domain-containing protein IQM1-like yields MGLSLSLLTSAWEEIVKHRLFQLTYNISLTPRDGGPQVILRTHSFKSESESLAVNSDSSSKSGTTNSNRLSECKPEKVMLDRNLSFKGLVQDKQDMGLEFCKGKNELKHKPMPALALPEPVILFSPRPVSELDAAAVKLQKVYKSYRTRRNLADCAVVVEELWWKALDFAALKRSSVSFFNVEKPETAVSRWARARTRAAKVGKGLSKDEKAQKLALQHWLEAIDPRHRYGHNLHFYYDIWFESESSQPFFYWLDVGDGKEINLEKCCRAVLQRQCIKYLGPIEREAYEVVVENGKLLYRQGGVLVNTHEGSKWIFVLSTTRSLYVGQKKKGQFQHSSFLAGGATTAAGRLVARDGILEAIWPYSGHYHPTEENFMEFISFLEDNHVDLSNVKRCAVDDDFSYTKTTEGESTKEGSIKSTESDGANKADSHDLASKAPITTVQEQTKKVDSANAKPPVFDMPRRLSCKWTTATGPRIGCVRDYPTELQSRALEQVNLSPRVGPGPSVRYGPIPSPRPSPKVRLSPRLAYMGLPSPRTPIAAAN; encoded by the exons ATGGGTTTATCCCTCTCACTACTTACCTCAGCCTGGGAAGAAATTGTGAAGCACAGACTCTTTCAATTGACCTACAACATCAGTTTAACTCCCAGAGATGGAGGACCACAAGTTATTCTAAGAACACACAGCTTCAAGAGTGAATCCGAATCCTTGGCAGTTAATTCAGACAGTTCTAGCAAGTCGGGCACTACCAATTCGAATCGCTTGAGTGAATGCAAACCCGAAAAAGTGATGCTCGACAGGAATCTTTCGTTTAAGGGTCTTGTTCAAGATAAACAAGACATGGGGTTAGAGTTCTGTAAAGGCAAAAATGAATTGAAGCATAAACCAATGCCTGCACTTGCTCTGCCTGAACCGGTGATTTTGTTTTCGCCAAGGCCGGTTAGCGAGCTTGATGCTGCTGCTGTTAAGCTTCAGAAGGTTTACAAGAGTTACCGGACCCGAAGAAACCTTGCTGATTGTGCTGTCGTGGTTGAGGAGCTATG GTGGAAGGCATTAGATTTTGCAGCTCTGAAGAGGAGTTCTGTGTCATTCTTCAACGTTGAGAAGCCGGAAACTGCTGTTTCGCGGTGGGCGAGGGCTAGGACTAGAGCAGCCAAGGTTGGAAAGGGTTTGTCCAAGGATGAGAAGGCACAAAAATTGGCTCTTCAACACTGGCTTGAAGCG ATTGATCCACGACATCGGTATGGACACAATTTACACTTTTACTATGACATCTGGTTTGAAAGTGAGAGCAGCCAACCTTTCTTCTACTG GTTGGATGTCGGAGATGGGAAAGAAATAAACCTCGAGAAATGCTGCAGGGCAGTTCTACAACGTCAATGCATCAAGTATCTTGGACCG ATAGAAAGAGAAGCATATGAAGTAGTAGTCGAAAATGGGAAGCTTTTATACAGGCAGGGTGGGGTGCTTGTGAACACACATGAAGGTTCCAAATGGATATTTGTCCTCAGCACAACAAGGTCTCTGTATGTTGGTCAGAAGAAGAAGGGTCAGTTCCAACACTCAAGTTTTCTAGCAGGTGGTGCCACCACTGCAGCCGGAAGATTGGTTGCCCGTGATGGGATtcttgag GCTATTTGGCCATACAGTGGTCATTACCACCCAACAGAAGAGAACTTCATGGAATTTATCAGCTTTTTAGAAGATAATCACGTCGACCTCTCCAATGTCAAG AGGTGTGCAGTTGATGATGACTTCTCTTATACGAAGACCACTGAAGGGGAATCAACAAAGGAGGGTTCAATCAAATCTACCGAATCCGACGGTGCAAACAAAGCTGATTCACATGACTTGGCCAGCAAGGCTCCAATCACAACCGTTCAAGAACAAACTAAGAAGGTTGACAGTGCCAATGCCAAGCCACCAGTTTTTGACATGCCCAGGCGCTTGTCATGCAAATGGACAACAGCAACCGGACCCCGAATCGGGTGTGTTCGGGACTACCCGACCGAACTACAATCCAGGGCACTTGAACAAGTTAACCTATCTCCTAGAGTCGGTCCTGGGCCGTCAGTACGTTATGGCCCAATTCCTTCTCCAAGGCCTAGCCCAAAGGTCAGGCTCTCACCCCGGCTCGCATATATGGGCCTCCCTAGCCCAAGGACCCCAATCGCCGCTGCCAACTAA
- the LOC137748427 gene encoding uncharacterized protein — protein MAESKPGPAQAPPDKEVKAPNLIERAKEETGAVLHTDKIYHDHKETHGLRDDIDEKTPLDDVKAPNMFERAKEEFEAIVEAIHPKKESPTYGKMDESKKDSKKQEKADSLPGNHAKTSNLIEKAKQKIETLMHHEKSPKNHDNETPEKSPKYHTKETHGRSDDIDESIPIDHVKAPNVFERAKEEIEAIVEAIHPKKEEKTSVSTPKKEGGFGT, from the exons ATGGCGGAATCCAAACCTGGACCAGCTCAAGCTCCACCTG ATAAGGAAGTAAAGGCGCCTAATTTGATTGAAAGAGCAAAGGAAGAGACGGGGGCAGTGTTGCACACTGACAAAATATATCATGATCACAAGGAAACTCATGGATTGCGTGACGATATCGATGAGAAAACCCCACTAGACGATGTCAAAGCTCCGAATATGTTCGAGAGGGCGAAGGAGGAGTTTGAGGCCATAGTTGAAGCAATCCATCCCAAGAAAGAGTCTCCCACTTATGGAAAAAT GGACGAAAGCAAAAAGGACTCAAAGAAACAGGAAAAAGCTGATTCTCTACCAG GAAATCATGCCAAGACATCCAATTTGATTGAGAAAGCCAAGCAAAAGATTGAGACATTGATGCACCATGAGAAGTCGCCAAAGAATCATGATAACGAAACTCCTGAGAAGTCACCGAAGTATCATACTAAAGAAACTCATGGAAGGAGTGATGACATTGACGAGAGTATCCCAATCGATCATGTCAAGGCTCCGAATGTTTTTGAAAGAGCGAAGGAGGAAATCGAGGCCATTGTCGAAGCAATCCATcccaagaaagaagagaaaacttCGGTTTCCACTCCTAAGAAGGAAGGTGGGTTTGGGACTTAA